A genomic stretch from Meriones unguiculatus strain TT.TT164.6M chromosome 15, Bangor_MerUng_6.1, whole genome shotgun sequence includes:
- the Pvrig gene encoding transmembrane protein PVRIG isoform X3: MAQAEALVLFSSLLTLCVSTGSPEVWVQVQRGPTELPSFLVRCGVSTSSPISLVTVSREGFVDAGGTKLAVLHPEHGSQEWAPTSQARWETSNSIALTVTLEQSEQSLDNATFCCEFVTFPLGVRAACGDLHGSEPAPAPVLQAVVAGILGTLGFLLFGFILVLCLLCRRQRRWCFSSAQPSLTGTQARTQAQLSRLASARGGSFISTENRLYA, translated from the exons ATGGCCCAGGCTGAGGCCCtggtcctcttctcctccctgctgaCCCTCTGTGTTTCTACAG GGAGCCCTGAGGTGTGGGTGCAAGTGCAGAGGGGCCCCACGGAGCTCCCATCCTTCTTAGTTCGCTGTGGGGTCTCCACATCTAGCCCCATCTCCCTGGTCACGGTGAGCCGGGAGGGGTTTGTGGATGCCGGAGGGACCAAACTAGCCGTGTTACACCCAGAGCATGGCAGCCAGGAGTGGGCTCCCACCAGCCAGGCCCGCTGGGAAACCTCAAACAGCATCGCTCTCACTGTGACCCTGGAGCAATCCGAACAATCCCTGGACAATGCTACTTTCTGCTGCGAGTTTGTGACTTTCCCTCTCGGCGTCAGGGCTGCCTGCGGAGACCTGCACGGCTCAGAGCCAG CTCCAGCCCCCGTCCTTCAAGCAGTCGTGGCCGGGATCTTGGGAACCTTGGGGTtccttctgtttggttttatcctcGTACTGTGTCTCCTGTGCCGTCGGCAGAGGCGCTG GTGTTTCAGTAGCGCTCAGCCATCCCTCACCGGCACCCAGGCACGGACGCAGGCTCAG CTTTCCCGCTTGGCCTCTGCACGCGGCGGCAGCTTCATCTCCACTGAGAACAGACTGTATGCCTAG
- the Pvrig gene encoding transmembrane protein PVRIG isoform X2: MAQAEALVLFSSLLTLCVSTGSPEVWVQVQRGPTELPSFLVRCGVSTSSPISLVTVSREGFVDAGGTKLAVLHPEHGSQEWAPTSQARWETSNSIALTVTLEQSEQSLDNATFCCEFVTFPLGVRAACGDLHGSEPGVSVALSHPSPAPRHGRRLSFPAWPLHAAAASSPLRTDCMPRHERNLPTPFRSRHPLTVWSTESQNDAWEFYDRHPRPSTSLGTSAAAVFILGARPLHESCFLFRPLKSVIKPC, from the exons ATGGCCCAGGCTGAGGCCCtggtcctcttctcctccctgctgaCCCTCTGTGTTTCTACAG GGAGCCCTGAGGTGTGGGTGCAAGTGCAGAGGGGCCCCACGGAGCTCCCATCCTTCTTAGTTCGCTGTGGGGTCTCCACATCTAGCCCCATCTCCCTGGTCACGGTGAGCCGGGAGGGGTTTGTGGATGCCGGAGGGACCAAACTAGCCGTGTTACACCCAGAGCATGGCAGCCAGGAGTGGGCTCCCACCAGCCAGGCCCGCTGGGAAACCTCAAACAGCATCGCTCTCACTGTGACCCTGGAGCAATCCGAACAATCCCTGGACAATGCTACTTTCTGCTGCGAGTTTGTGACTTTCCCTCTCGGCGTCAGGGCTGCCTGCGGAGACCTGCACGGCTCAGAGCCAG GTGTTTCAGTAGCGCTCAGCCATCCCTCACCGGCACCCAGGCACGGACGCAGGCTCAG CTTTCCCGCTTGGCCTCTGCACGCGGCGGCAGCTTCATCTCCACTGAGAACAGACTGTATGCCTAGGCATGAGAGAAACTTGCCCACACCGTTCCGTTCCCGACATCCTCTGACTGTCTGGAGCACAGAATCCCAGAACGATGCTTGGGAGTTCTATGACAGGCACCCACGGCCCTCTACAAGCCTTGGGACATCAGCTGCTGCTGTCTTCATCCTGGGCGCCAGGCCTCTCCAcgaatcttgttttctttttaggccTCTGAAAAGTGTCATCAAACCCTGCTAG
- the LOC110556775 gene encoding paired immunoglobulin-like type 2 receptor beta-2 — MVWLLLLLLSACLQAGNSAGSNRDNIYGVNQPARLSGVQGGSIEIPFSFYFPWRLAEDPQMSITWRWKHFHGDFIYNSSSGFIHEHFKNRLTLNWTQGQTSVFLGILNLQANDQIMCICRVHLNMWGGSLKKQHSSEGTKFIIYSDPAELRH, encoded by the exons ATGGTTTggctcctgcttctgctgctatCAGCATGTCTGCAAGCTG GAAACTCAGCAGGATCCAACAGAGACAATATCTATGGGGTGAACCAGCCAGCACGTCTCTCTGGTGTCCAGGGTGGCTCCATTGAGATCCCATTCTCCTTCTACTTCCCCTGGAGGTTGGCAGAGGATCCTCAGATGAGCATAACCTGGAGATGGAAGCACTTCCATGGGGACTTTATCTACAACTCCTCCTCGGGTTTTATACATGAGCATTTCAAGAACAGGCTCACCCTGAACTGGACACAGGGTCAGACATCTGTGTTCCTCGGAATCTTGAACCTGCAGGCAAACGATCAGATTATGTGCATCTGCCGAGTTCATCTGAACATGTGGGGAGGAAGCTTGAAGAAACAGCATTCATCTGAGGGGACAAAATTCATCATCTACAGTGATCCCGCTGAGCTCAGGCATTGA
- the Pvrig gene encoding transmembrane protein PVRIG isoform X1, whose amino-acid sequence MAQAEALVLFSSLLTLCVSTGSPEVWVQVQRGPTELPSFLVRCGVSTSSPISLVTVSREGFVDAGGTKLAVLHPEHGSQEWAPTSQARWETSNSIALTVTLEQSEQSLDNATFCCEFVTFPLGVRAACGDLHGSEPGMSAARRETGRTWPPAAHLIPFCVLDSLPQLQPPSFKQSWPGSWEPWGSFCLVLSSYCVSCAVGRGAGVSVALSHPSPAPRHGRRLSFPAWPLHAAAASSPLRTDCMPRHERNLPTPFRSRHPLTVWSTESQNDAWEFYDRHPRPSTSLGTSAAAVFILGARPLHESCFLFRPLKSVIKPC is encoded by the exons ATGGCCCAGGCTGAGGCCCtggtcctcttctcctccctgctgaCCCTCTGTGTTTCTACAG GGAGCCCTGAGGTGTGGGTGCAAGTGCAGAGGGGCCCCACGGAGCTCCCATCCTTCTTAGTTCGCTGTGGGGTCTCCACATCTAGCCCCATCTCCCTGGTCACGGTGAGCCGGGAGGGGTTTGTGGATGCCGGAGGGACCAAACTAGCCGTGTTACACCCAGAGCATGGCAGCCAGGAGTGGGCTCCCACCAGCCAGGCCCGCTGGGAAACCTCAAACAGCATCGCTCTCACTGTGACCCTGGAGCAATCCGAACAATCCCTGGACAATGCTACTTTCTGCTGCGAGTTTGTGACTTTCCCTCTCGGCGTCAGGGCTGCCTGCGGAGACCTGCACGGCTCAGAGCCAGGTATGTCTGCGGCGAGGAGGGAGACAGGGCGGACCTGGCCACCGGCTGCCCATCTGATACCATTCTGTGTCTTGGACTCTCTGCCCCAGCTCCAGCCCCCGTCCTTCAAGCAGTCGTGGCCGGGATCTTGGGAACCTTGGGGTtccttctgtttggttttatcctcGTACTGTGTCTCCTGTGCCGTCGGCAGAGGCGCTG GTGTTTCAGTAGCGCTCAGCCATCCCTCACCGGCACCCAGGCACGGACGCAGGCTCAG CTTTCCCGCTTGGCCTCTGCACGCGGCGGCAGCTTCATCTCCACTGAGAACAGACTGTATGCCTAGGCATGAGAGAAACTTGCCCACACCGTTCCGTTCCCGACATCCTCTGACTGTCTGGAGCACAGAATCCCAGAACGATGCTTGGGAGTTCTATGACAGGCACCCACGGCCCTCTACAAGCCTTGGGACATCAGCTGCTGCTGTCTTCATCCTGGGCGCCAGGCCTCTCCAcgaatcttgttttctttttaggccTCTGAAAAGTGTCATCAAACCCTGCTAG